A stretch of the Malus sylvestris chromosome 10, drMalSylv7.2, whole genome shotgun sequence genome encodes the following:
- the LOC126586429 gene encoding uncharacterized protein LOC126586429, with protein sequence MASGQRSLFSLLRRLMTQELVNNGGGSLHVELVGNVQSEKDWKILEAIVDALNPLQQQLDQQGATSAAAASASAAASADESPGPLRRWILDRGKVILTVFTRILDLWLEDFVFLAMSRLNPIQWLVRRRWDGETEGI encoded by the exons ATGGCGTCAGGACAAAGGagcctcttctctctcttgagGAGGTTGATGACCCAAGAACTGGTTAACAACGGGGGAGGAAGTTTGCACGTTGAACTTGTCGGAAATGTCCAGTCTGAAAAAGACTGGAAGATCTTGGAGGCTATCGTCGATGCCCTAAACCCACTGCAGCAGCAGCTTGACCAGCAAGGAGCGACCTCGGCCGCTGCCGCCTCCGCCTCCGCCGCCGCATCCGCTGACGAAAGTCCGGGACCGCTAAGGCGGTGGATTTTGGACAGGGGAAAGGTGATTCTGACGGTATTCACACGGATTTTGGACCTTTGGCTtgaagattttgtttttttagcaATGTCCAGGCTTAATCCCATCCAATGGCTTGTTCGCAGAAGATGGGAT GGTGAAACGGAAGGAATTTGA
- the LOC126586427 gene encoding uncharacterized protein LOC126586427 isoform X2, protein MTMEFKVKALVSVIYVLSFLSYGGAAATAVTSTTDYSVAPGAATNTDHHSDGGVASGWDLASNLQLRARTTFRMCDTTCGSVSAGAATNTTDYSVGGGRSGSDLSSNLRLRAWASDSTLGMYSDHLLNYLVLLLVLF, encoded by the exons ATGACGATGGAATTCAAAGTGAAGGCACTGGTTTCGGTTATATATGTGCTCTCCTTCCTGAGCTATGGCGGCGCTGCAGCTACTGCTGTGACCAGCACCACCGATTACTCGGTTGCACCTGGTGCTGCGACCAACACCGACCACCACTCCGATGGCGGCGTCGCATCTGGTTGGGATCTTGCATCCAACCTCCAACTCCGGGCACGTACCACTTTCCGTATGTGCGACACGACTTGTG GCTCTGTTTCAGCTGGTGCTGCGACCAACACCACCGATTACTCTGTTGGCGGCGGCAGATCTGGTTCGGATCTCTCGTCCAACCTCCGACTCCGAGCATGGGCCAGCGACTCGACTCTTGGTATGTATTCTGATCATCTTCTAAATTATCTTGTTTTGCTCCTCGTTCTGTTTTAA